One Microbacterium trichothecenolyticum DNA window includes the following coding sequences:
- a CDS encoding L-threonylcarbamoyladenylate synthase, with translation MSPVYDCRDESQLLPGMRHARQAIGRGELVVLPTDTVYGIAADAFNARAVAGLLEAKGRTRQQPPPVLVAGVGTLRALVAEIPPAVDDLVREFWPGGLTIVLPAQPSLSWDLGETRGTVAVRMPAHKITLELLEETGPLAVSSANLTGMPAAVDIDAARDMLGESVAAYLDAGVSETGIASTIVDATTLVGGTEPRVRVLREGAISRERLREVLGDLLEDDPVDARDAPAATSAPVGDTPDAEAPGP, from the coding sequence ATGTCACCCGTCTACGACTGCCGTGACGAGTCGCAGCTGCTGCCCGGGATGCGCCACGCGCGTCAGGCGATCGGCCGAGGCGAACTCGTCGTGCTCCCCACCGACACCGTCTACGGAATCGCCGCGGACGCGTTCAACGCGCGCGCCGTCGCGGGCCTTCTCGAGGCGAAGGGGCGCACGCGCCAGCAGCCGCCGCCGGTGCTCGTCGCCGGCGTCGGCACGCTCCGCGCCCTCGTGGCCGAGATCCCTCCCGCGGTCGACGATCTCGTTCGCGAGTTCTGGCCGGGCGGGCTCACCATCGTGCTCCCCGCCCAGCCGTCGCTGTCGTGGGACCTCGGCGAGACCCGCGGCACGGTCGCGGTGCGCATGCCGGCGCACAAGATCACCCTCGAACTGCTGGAAGAGACCGGCCCCCTCGCCGTCTCGAGCGCCAATCTCACCGGCATGCCCGCCGCGGTCGACATCGACGCGGCCCGCGACATGCTGGGCGAGAGCGTGGCCGCCTACCTCGACGCGGGCGTGAGCGAGACCGGTATCGCCTCGACCATCGTCGACGCCACCACGCTGGTGGGCGGGACCGAGCCGCGGGTGCGGGTGCTGCGCGAAGGCGCCATCTCACGCGAACGCCTGCGCGAGGTGCTCGGCGATCTGCTCGAGGACGACCCGGTCGACGCCCGCGACGCCCCCGCTGCGACGTCAGCGCCGGTGGGCGACACCCCGGATGCCGAGGCCCCGGGTCCGTGA
- the prmC gene encoding peptide chain release factor N(5)-glutamine methyltransferase: MRETLPAPVPATPAPATPGSVADVVRAVAARLASAGVPDAHVDAELLVAHVLDSSRGGVQAAAIRGDRMPESAAAALTPLVDRRCAREPLQHLTGLAPFRSMELAVGPGVFVPRPETEMVAQLAIDALRSVASENPIAVDLGTGSGAIALALATEVPHARVYAAENSVDAFIWTKENVARIGARNVTLAFIDLADAFPELDGTVSVVASNPPYVPDDAIPRDPEVRLFDPPAALYGGPDGLDAVRQLSRVGLRLAHPGGTIVIEHGEWQGAAIREILAADGWRAAATHPDLTARDRATTAVRP; this comes from the coding sequence ATGCGTGAGACCCTCCCGGCCCCCGTTCCCGCGACGCCCGCACCCGCGACCCCCGGCTCCGTCGCCGATGTCGTGCGCGCCGTCGCCGCGCGCTTGGCGAGCGCGGGTGTCCCCGATGCTCACGTCGACGCCGAGCTCCTCGTCGCACACGTGCTCGACTCCTCTCGCGGTGGGGTGCAGGCGGCCGCGATCCGCGGAGACCGGATGCCGGAGTCCGCCGCCGCGGCCCTGACCCCGCTCGTCGACCGCCGTTGTGCACGCGAGCCCCTGCAGCACCTCACCGGTCTGGCGCCCTTCCGCTCGATGGAGCTCGCCGTCGGCCCCGGCGTGTTCGTGCCGCGCCCCGAGACCGAGATGGTGGCGCAGTTGGCCATCGACGCGCTGCGTTCGGTGGCATCCGAGAATCCGATCGCCGTCGACCTCGGCACCGGCAGTGGCGCGATCGCCCTGGCCCTGGCGACCGAGGTGCCGCACGCGCGGGTGTACGCGGCGGAGAACTCCGTCGACGCGTTCATCTGGACGAAAGAGAACGTCGCCCGTATCGGCGCGCGCAACGTCACGCTCGCCTTCATCGACCTCGCCGACGCCTTCCCCGAGCTCGATGGAACCGTCTCGGTCGTGGCATCCAATCCCCCCTACGTTCCCGACGACGCGATCCCGCGCGATCCCGAGGTGCGGCTGTTCGACCCGCCGGCGGCGCTCTACGGCGGACCCGACGGATTGGATGCCGTACGGCAGCTGAGCCGCGTCGGACTGCGGTTGGCGCATCCCGGCGGAACGATCGTCATCGAGCACGGCGAGTGGCAGGGGGCGGCGATCCGCGAGATCCTCGCCGCGGACGGCTGGCGTGCAGCGGCGACGCATCCCGACCTCACCGCGAGGGACCGCGCGACCACGGCCGTGCGGCCATGA
- the cysK gene encoding cysteine synthase A — MPGIHSDITSAFGDTPLVRLNRVAEGTEAQILAKLEFYNPASSVKDRLGIAIVDAAEASGELKPGGTIVESTSGNTGIALAMVGAARGYKVILTMPASMSKERRILLKAFGADLVLTDPTKGMSYAVEEAKRIVAETPGAVWARQFENEANPAIHRKTTAEEILRDTDGKVDYFVAGIGTGGTITGVGQVLKERVPGVKVVAVEPADSPVLTKGHPGPHKIQGIGPNFVPAILDRDIIDEVIDVEFDDAIRLARETAAKDGILVGMSSGAAIWAALEVAKRPEAAGKNIVVIIPSYGERYLSTALYEHLRED; from the coding sequence ATGCCCGGCATCCACTCCGACATCACCTCTGCGTTCGGCGACACGCCGCTGGTGCGCCTGAACCGCGTCGCGGAGGGGACCGAGGCGCAGATCCTGGCCAAGCTCGAGTTCTACAATCCCGCCTCCAGCGTGAAGGACCGCCTCGGCATCGCCATCGTCGACGCGGCCGAGGCCTCGGGCGAGCTGAAGCCGGGCGGCACGATCGTCGAGTCCACGAGCGGCAACACCGGCATCGCGCTGGCCATGGTCGGTGCCGCGCGCGGGTACAAGGTGATCCTGACGATGCCGGCCTCGATGTCGAAGGAGCGCCGCATCCTGCTGAAGGCGTTCGGCGCCGACCTCGTGCTCACCGACCCCACCAAGGGCATGTCGTACGCCGTCGAAGAAGCCAAGCGCATCGTGGCCGAGACCCCGGGCGCGGTGTGGGCCCGGCAGTTCGAGAACGAGGCCAACCCGGCCATCCACCGCAAGACCACGGCCGAAGAGATCCTCCGTGACACCGACGGCAAAGTCGACTACTTCGTCGCCGGCATCGGCACGGGCGGAACCATCACGGGTGTCGGGCAGGTGCTCAAGGAGCGCGTGCCCGGCGTGAAGGTGGTCGCGGTCGAACCGGCCGACTCCCCCGTGCTCACCAAGGGCCACCCCGGCCCGCACAAGATCCAGGGCATCGGCCCCAACTTCGTGCCCGCGATCCTCGACCGCGACATCATCGACGAGGTCATCGACGTCGAGTTCGATGACGCCATCCGCCTCGCGCGCGAGACCGCGGCCAAAGACGGCATCCTCGTCGGCATGTCGTCGGGCGCCGCGATCTGGGCAGCCCTCGAGGTCGCGAAGCGCCCCGAAGCCGCCGGCAAGAACATCGTCGTGATCATCCCGTCGTACGGCGAGCGCTACCTCTCGACCGCGCTCTACGAGCACCTGCGCGAAGACTGA
- the epsC gene encoding serine O-acetyltransferase EpsC, translated as MGVLSRIREDISSAKLRDPAARGGIEIALLYPGLHAVWSYRVANRLWQRRLRFAARALSQATRWLTGIEIHPGATIGRRFFIDHGMGVVIGETAEVGDDVMLYHGVTLGGRQREGGKRHPTLHDGVAVGAGAKILGPITVGARSVVGANAVVTRDAPADSVLVGVPAKTRSRRSGEDTRALLTAPEYSI; from the coding sequence GTGGGGGTTCTCTCCCGCATCCGCGAAGACATCTCGTCCGCCAAGCTCCGCGATCCCGCGGCGCGCGGCGGGATCGAGATCGCCCTGCTGTACCCGGGTCTGCACGCGGTGTGGTCATACCGCGTCGCGAACCGCCTGTGGCAGCGACGTCTGCGGTTCGCGGCGCGGGCGCTCTCGCAAGCGACGCGATGGCTCACGGGGATCGAGATCCACCCCGGCGCGACGATCGGTCGACGTTTCTTCATCGACCACGGCATGGGCGTCGTGATCGGCGAGACCGCGGAAGTCGGCGATGACGTGATGCTGTATCACGGCGTCACCCTCGGCGGCCGGCAGCGCGAGGGCGGCAAACGGCATCCCACCCTTCACGATGGGGTCGCGGTCGGCGCGGGGGCGAAGATCCTGGGGCCCATCACCGTCGGCGCACGCTCGGTCGTCGGCGCGAACGCCGTCGTCACGCGCGACGCGCCCGCCGACAGCGTGCTGGTGGGCGTGCCGGCGAAAACCCGCTCACGTCGAAGCGGCGAAGACACGCGCGCCCTGCTGACGGCGCCGGAGTACTCGATCTGA
- a CDS encoding Ohr family peroxiredoxin translates to MSHARITKTLYRTRVTSTNDAQPRVTSDDGRLDLDIGIPVDLGGPGGDGTDPQQLFGAALAKCFGGILPLALDDDSDIDPTRAVISAEVAIGPSDIGFAIAVRLEVHLPGVDLATAQELVERTRRLCPYSRLLEDRVDFTAVAV, encoded by the coding sequence ATGAGTCACGCCCGCATCACCAAGACGCTGTACCGCACCCGGGTCACCTCGACGAACGACGCGCAGCCGCGCGTCACGAGCGACGACGGCCGCCTCGATCTCGACATCGGCATCCCCGTCGACCTCGGCGGTCCCGGTGGCGACGGCACCGACCCGCAGCAGCTGTTCGGCGCGGCTCTCGCGAAGTGCTTCGGCGGCATCCTACCGCTCGCCCTCGACGACGATTCCGACATCGATCCGACGCGAGCGGTCATCTCCGCGGAGGTGGCGATCGGGCCCAGCGATATCGGGTTCGCGATCGCGGTCCGGCTCGAGGTGCATCTGCCCGGGGTCGACCTGGCGACCGCGCAAGAGCTGGTCGAGCGCACGCGTCGCCTGTGCCCGTACTCGCGCCTGTTGGAGGACCGCGTCGACTTCACGGCCGTCGCCGTCTGA
- a CDS encoding acyl-CoA dehydrogenase family protein codes for MAIDFTLSDEQLGLRLQAREFAETVLSQVPDVIAPIPDPLDRFRALKPFYQQMVDAGFVKGLIPAENGGQRFSNLQFALACEELARVEINTPTIVLGTGLGTFPIITAGTPEQKERFLAPFVDGSPALAAIAFTEAAGGANFDHPDPKYGVQTFAVRDGDEWVINGRKAYTTNASGWDDEGADIISVVCRIDETKPPAESLAIIVVEKGTPGVTFSGIIDTIGHLATNSPYVDFVDVRVPVENLIGVPGDGMALTKGAFSWTCSSIAAAAVGKMRRAFEIAYDFVSTEKRSGSVPVIDHQNAGYMLADIKTRIEVGRYFAWKAADHFDKTGGLDRELSNMSKIYNSELAVQTVYDAMRLVGVDSYGDRVPLGDIMQDVLCLPIYDGGNMGVRRRHLHEMLRTPGYDHLAAAENRLSV; via the coding sequence GTGGCTATCGACTTCACCCTCTCCGACGAGCAGCTCGGTCTCCGCCTGCAGGCGCGCGAGTTCGCCGAGACCGTGCTCAGCCAGGTCCCCGACGTCATCGCGCCGATTCCCGACCCGCTCGACCGGTTCCGCGCCCTCAAGCCCTTCTACCAGCAGATGGTGGATGCCGGCTTCGTCAAGGGACTCATCCCCGCCGAGAACGGTGGGCAGCGCTTCAGCAACCTGCAGTTCGCCCTCGCCTGCGAGGAGCTCGCGCGCGTCGAGATCAACACCCCGACCATCGTCCTCGGCACCGGTCTCGGCACCTTCCCGATCATAACGGCGGGCACGCCCGAGCAGAAGGAGCGCTTCCTCGCACCCTTCGTCGACGGCAGTCCCGCTCTCGCGGCGATCGCGTTCACCGAGGCCGCGGGAGGCGCCAACTTCGACCACCCCGACCCCAAGTACGGCGTGCAGACTTTCGCCGTCCGCGACGGCGACGAGTGGGTCATCAACGGCCGGAAGGCGTACACGACCAACGCCTCGGGCTGGGACGACGAGGGCGCCGACATCATCAGCGTCGTCTGCCGCATCGACGAGACCAAGCCGCCGGCGGAGTCGCTCGCGATCATCGTCGTCGAGAAGGGCACGCCCGGTGTCACGTTCTCGGGCATCATCGACACGATCGGCCACCTCGCCACGAACTCGCCGTACGTGGACTTCGTCGATGTCCGGGTGCCCGTGGAGAACCTCATCGGCGTCCCCGGCGACGGGATGGCGTTGACCAAGGGTGCCTTCTCGTGGACGTGCTCCAGCATCGCCGCGGCGGCGGTCGGAAAGATGCGCCGCGCCTTCGAGATCGCGTACGACTTCGTCTCGACCGAGAAGCGCTCCGGCAGCGTGCCGGTCATCGACCACCAGAACGCCGGCTACATGCTCGCCGACATCAAGACCCGCATCGAGGTCGGCCGGTACTTCGCGTGGAAGGCCGCCGACCACTTCGACAAGACCGGGGGCCTGGACCGCGAGCTGTCGAACATGTCGAAGATCTACAACTCGGAGCTCGCCGTGCAGACCGTCTACGACGCGATGCGTCTGGTAGGCGTCGACTCCTACGGCGACCGCGTGCCGCTCGGCGACATCATGCAAGACGTGCTGTGCCTGCCGATCTACGACGGCGGCAACATGGGCGTGCGGCGTCGCCACCTGCACGAGATGCTGCGCACCCCCGGATACGACCACTTGGCCGCGGCGGAGAACCGCTTGTCGGTCTGA